A genomic stretch from Halopiger aswanensis includes:
- a CDS encoding ABC transporter ATP-binding protein — translation MAQSDPLLRVENLKTQFFTQAGTVRAVDGISFEVREGEIVGLVGESGAGKSVASMSLLRLVESPGEIVAGEITYKGETIFGLEEGPDGELRERDDVLSDEEIRTRIRGNEIAVIFQDPMESLNPVFTVGGQLREFIELNRGLGKDEARQEAVDMLREVGIPDPEERYEEYPHQFSGGMRQRVLIAMALACEPSLIIADEPTTALDVTVEGQIIDLVDELQEKYGTSFIWVTHDMGVVAEICDRVNVMYLGEIVEQAPVDELFHDTKHPYTDALLDSIPRPDRTVEQLEPIEGVMPEAIEPPSGCRFHPRCPDAREVCQRVHPETKEVDRAGDHPHRAACVKHDAFDVGYDESPPLQTEPQVTADTPESAEGQGGGSTETTDGERSDTDRTDYSRDARADGTGGDGRE, via the coding sequence ATGGCTCAGTCGGACCCACTCCTCCGCGTCGAAAACCTGAAGACACAGTTTTTCACCCAAGCAGGCACGGTACGCGCCGTCGACGGCATCTCCTTCGAGGTCCGCGAGGGCGAGATCGTCGGCCTCGTCGGCGAGAGCGGCGCCGGCAAGTCGGTCGCCTCGATGAGCCTGCTGCGACTCGTCGAGTCCCCCGGAGAGATCGTCGCCGGCGAGATCACCTACAAGGGCGAGACCATCTTCGGCCTCGAGGAGGGGCCGGACGGCGAGTTGCGGGAACGCGACGACGTGCTCTCCGACGAGGAGATCCGCACCCGCATCCGGGGTAACGAGATCGCCGTCATCTTCCAGGATCCGATGGAGTCGCTGAATCCGGTCTTCACCGTCGGCGGGCAGTTGCGGGAGTTCATCGAGTTGAACCGCGGCCTCGGTAAAGACGAGGCGCGGCAGGAGGCGGTCGACATGCTCCGCGAGGTCGGCATTCCCGATCCCGAAGAACGGTACGAGGAGTACCCTCACCAGTTCTCGGGCGGGATGCGCCAGCGCGTGCTGATCGCGATGGCCCTCGCGTGCGAACCGAGCCTCATCATCGCCGACGAGCCGACGACCGCACTGGACGTGACGGTGGAGGGCCAGATCATCGACCTCGTGGACGAACTGCAGGAGAAGTACGGAACCAGTTTCATCTGGGTGACCCACGATATGGGCGTCGTCGCCGAGATCTGCGACCGCGTGAACGTGATGTACCTCGGCGAGATCGTCGAGCAGGCGCCGGTGGACGAATTATTCCACGACACCAAGCACCCCTACACCGACGCCCTGCTGGACTCGATTCCCCGCCCCGATCGCACCGTCGAGCAACTCGAGCCGATCGAGGGCGTGATGCCCGAGGCGATCGAGCCGCCCTCGGGCTGTCGGTTCCACCCGCGCTGTCCCGACGCGCGGGAGGTCTGCCAGCGGGTGCATCCGGAGACGAAGGAAGTCGACCGCGCCGGCGACCACCCGCACCGGGCGGCCTGCGTCAAACACGACGCCTTCGACGTGGGCTACGACGAGAGCCCGCCGCTACAAACGGAACCGCAGGTGACGGCCGACACGCCGGAGAGCGCAGAGGGGCAGGGTGGCGGGAGCACCGAGACGACAGACGGCGAACGAAGCGATACCGACCGGACCGACTACAGCCGCGATGCCCGCGCCGACGGCACCGGAGGTGACGGCCGTGAGTGA